The Daucus carota subsp. sativus chromosome 2, DH1 v3.0, whole genome shotgun sequence genome includes a window with the following:
- the LOC108208950 gene encoding umbelliferone 6-dimethylallyltransferase, chloroplastic-like, whose product MQIINQDNKYHKFSGTKFQLHPRVLKATVKASSEKNQSGQNSDDATSEDKVLSQQKDGHNAALWRNWDAFCRFTRPYTVIGTISGAASISLLPLTSARDLSPAFFVGLVKALIPLPFMNIYVGGINQLFDVEIDKINKPYLPLASGEYSMAQGKAIVAASGLMCLAMGIMFQSPPLFFGNLGALLIGTAYSVDLPLLRWKTKPFLAAFSIVGLPLTSHLGVFYHIQKSVLGRKTVFTKSLGFTAIFLTLFFISIAMFKDIPDVDGDQEFGNRTFCVSLGKKKVFSISLTILLIAYGFAVVIGASSSIVLNKLVSVIGHCTIASFLWLRASSLNLNDNASVQSFYMLLWKLLNAEYVLIHFIRVCLRLTSNFWCKVDTFYRFTRPHTIIGSIVGITSVSLLPLVSVGDLSPAFFAGLLKVMIPIVCMNIYVVGLNQLYDVEIDKVNKPDLPIASGEYSMEMGKAIVSAFGLMSIIMGFMFQSPPVLFCLLICFFFGTAYSIDVPFFRWKKNAFLAAMCIVIVRAITVQLTVFYHIQQYVLGRPVIFSRSLAFAIICMTLFVTVIALFKDIPDVEGDRDHGIQTISVTLGKKRVFWLCITILLIAYGSAVVIGASSSFLLSKLVTVTGHCILASILWLRANSVNLESNTSITSFYMFIWKLFYAEYLLIPFVR is encoded by the exons ATGCAGATAATAAACCAAGATAACAAGTATCACAAATTTTCTGGCACTAAATTCCAGCTTCATCCAAGAGTTCTGAAAGCAACAGTTAAGGCATCAAGTGAAAAAAATCAGTCTGGACAAAATTCTGATGACGCTACTTCAGAAGACAAGGTTTTATCACAGCAAAAAGATGGTCACAATGCAGCACTGTGGAGGAATTGGGATGCATTTTGTCGATTTACTCGTCCATATACTGTCATTGGCACC ATTAGTGGTGCAGCATCGATCTCACTACTGCCTTTGACATCAGCAAGAGATCTGTCCCCTGCATTTTTTGTGGGATTAGTAAAG GCATTGATCCCACTGCCTTTTATGAACATTTATGTTGGTGGTATTAATCAATTGTTTGATGTAGAAATAGACAAG ATTAACAAGCCCTATCTTCCGTTGGCTTCTGGAGAATACTCAATGGCACAGGGGAAGGCAATTGTGGCAGCATCCGGGCTAAtg TGCTTGGCGATGGGAATCATGTTTCAGTCCCCACCATTGTTCTTTGGAAATCTTGGAGCTCTTTTAATTGGAACCGCATACTCTGTCGAT TTACCTTTACTCAGATGGAAAACAAAACCATTTCTAGCTGCATTCAGTATTGTCGGTTTACCACTCACCTCTCATCTTGGCGTCTTCTACCACATCCAG AAGTCTGTGCTCGGGAGAAAAACAGTTTTCACAAAGTCCTTGGGGTTTACAGCCATTTTCCTCACCTTGTTTTTCATTTCTATTGCAATGTTCAAG GACATACCTGATGTAGACGGTGATCAAGAGTTTGGCAACAGAACATTCTGCGTCAGTCTTGGCAAAAAGAAA GTATTTTCTATTTCTCTGACAATTCTGTTGATTGCCTACGGGTTCGCTGTGGTGATCGGAGCTTCATCCTCAATTGTACTGAACAAACTTGTTTCT GTAATAGGTCACTGTACAATAGCCTCCTTTCTTTGGCTTCGTGCTAGTTCTCTTAATCTCAATGATAATGCATCCGTGCAATCATTTTACATGCTTTTGTGGAAG CTGCTTAACGCGGAATATGTACTAATCCATTTCATAC GAGTCTGTCTTCGGTTAACTAGCAATTTCTGGTGCAAAGTGGATACATTTTACCGTTTTACTCGTCCACATACTATCATTGGCTCT ATTGTTGGAATAACATCAGTTTCCTTACTGCCTCTGGTCTCAGTTGGAGATTTGTCACCTGCTTTTTTCGCGGGTTTACTGAAG GTGATGATCCCAATAGTTTGCATGAACATTTATGTCGTTGGCCTAAATCAGCTGTATGATGTCGAAATAGACAAG GTAAACAAGCCGGATCTTCCAATAGCTTCAGGAGAGTATTCCATGGAAATGGGGAAGGCAATTGTCTCAGCATTCGGGCTCATG AGTATAATCATGGGATTCATGTTTCAGTCCCCGCCAGTATTGTTTTGCCTCCTCATTTGTTTTTTCTTCGGAACTGCATATTCTATTGAT GTACCTTTTTTTCGATGGAAGAAAAATGCCTTCCTTGCTGCTATGTGTATTGTCATTGTAAGAGCAATTACCGTTCAACTTACAGTCTTCTATCACATCCAG CAATATGTGCTTGGTAGACCAGTGATATTCTCAAGGTCCTTGGCATTCGCAATCATTTGTATGACCCTGTTCGTCACTGTCATTGCGCTATTCAAG GATATACCTGATGTAGAGGGTGACAGAGATCATGGCATTCAAACTATCAGTGTCACCCTTGGAAAAAAGAGG GTTTTCTGGCTTTGTATTACCATCCTGCTAATTGCATATGGATCTGCTGTGGTGATCGGAGCATCGTCCTCATTCCTACTGAGCAAGCTTGTTACT GTGACAGGCCATTGTATACTAGCATCCATTCTTTGGCTTCGAGCTAATTCTGTTAATCTTGAAAGTAATACATCAATAACTTCCTTTTACATGTTCATATGGAAG CTGTTTTACGCGGAATATCTACTTATTCCTTTTGTTCGTTGA
- the LOC108208949 gene encoding phosphatidate cytidylyltransferase 1 codes for MHKDSSSSLPATPTSRLRRRRGSTEISPDVSKSNGDQLLVSDKNKYRSMLVRAYSTVWMIGGFVLTIYMGHLYIWAMVVIIQIFMAKELFSLLRKTHEDSHLPGFRQLNWHFFFTAMLFVYGRILSQRLVNTVTSDKFLYQLVGRLVKYHMVTCYFLYIAGFMWFILTLKKKMYKYQFGQYAWTHMILIVVFTQSSFTVANIFEGIFWFLLPASLIVINDIAAYIFGFFFGKTPLIKLSPKKTWEGFIGASFTTIISAFVLANVLGKSQWLTCPRKDLLTGWLHCDPGPLFKPEYFALPAWFPDWFPWKEIEVLPVQWHALWLGLFASIIAPFGGFFASGFKRAFKIKDFGDSIPGHGGMTDRMDCQMVMAVFAYIYHQSFITPQSVSVEMILDQILMNLSFEEQRALYTKLAQIIQESQFGRS; via the exons ATGCATAAAGATAGTAGTAGCAGTTTGCCTGCAACACCCACTTCACGCCTACGGCGGCGTAGAGGATCCACAGAG ATTTCTCCTGACGTAAGCAAATCAAATGGAGATCAGCTACTGGTCAGTGATAAAAATAAGTACAGGTCAATGTTGGTACGTGCATATTCAACTGTATGGATGATTGGGGGATTCGTCTTAACTATCTACATGGGGCATCTCTATATTTGGGCTATGGTTGTTATCATCCAAATTTTTATGGCGAAAGAGCTGTTTAGTCTACTAAGAAAAACACATGAAGACAGTCATCTACCTGGATTTAGGCAATTAAATTG GCACTTCTTCTTCACTGCAATGCTGTTTGTATATGGCCGCATTCTCAGTCAACGGCTTGTTAATACTGTCACTTCAGACAAATTTCTATATCAACTCGTTGGAAGACTTGTCAAGTACCATATGGTAACTTGTTATTTCCTGTATATTGCAG GTTTTATGTGGTTCATTCTTACTTTAAAGAAGAAGATGTACAAGTATCAGTTTGGTCAATATGCATGGACGCATATGATTCTTATCGTGGTTTTCACACAGTCCTCTTTTACTGTGGCAAACATATTCGAGGGAATTTTCTG GTTTCTTCTTCCAGCATCACTTATTGTAATCAATGATATTGCTGCTTATATATTTGGATTCTTCTTTGGCAAAACCCCTTTGATCAAGTTATCTCCAAAGAAGACATGGGAAGGTTTTATTGGAGCATCTTTTACAACTATCATTTCTGCATTTGTG CTCGCCAATGTTTTGGGCAAATCTCAGTGGCTCACATGTCCTCGGAAG GATTTGTTAACTGGTTGGCTTCATTGTGATCCGGGCCCTTTGTTTAAGCCAGAATATTTTGCACTACCTGCATGGTTTCCTGATTGG TTCCCTTGGAAAGAAATTGAAGTTTTGCCGGTACAATGGCATGCATTGTGGCTCGGGCTTTTTGCTTCTATAATTGCACCTTTTGGAGGCTTTTTTGCTAGTGGTTTTAAAAGAGCTTTTAAGATCAAG GATTTTGGTGATAGTATTCCTGGTCATGGTGGAATGACGGATAGAATGGATTGCCAG ATGGTGATGGCTGTGTTTGCGTACATATACCACCAGTCATTTATTACACCTCAGAGTGTATCAGTCGAGATGATTTTGGATCAG